From one Silurus meridionalis isolate SWU-2019-XX chromosome 23, ASM1480568v1, whole genome shotgun sequence genomic stretch:
- the si:dkey-1j5.4 gene encoding uncharacterized protein si:dkey-1j5.4 — protein sequence MKRLGGFAILCLWMVEALENCPDSCRCFQKKNLEATDVNCYKRGLRHFPLTFPLDSWILKMGENIIQELPANILSSLPKLESVNLERNSIKSINPQAFSGASKLMLLNLNGNRITNLPTKGFKDLLNLRFLMLGQNQIANVKSDMFIGMRNLSDLDLPMNSLSSLPPNAFRPLIALKVLDLALNHIEKISPKAFSGLEELLFLNLDNNRLKDIPGGIFKTVSNLEMLVLDNNLLSTLSSSMLEGLSNLQELYVRKNMITILPADVFRHTPKLAQVALSGNQLHTIDGNMLANIQGLKHVYLHDNPWKCDCDINSLLQYINQTQGNRAPLEKLWCVSPEEHRGKPMHKLKSEGLLCDG from the exons ATGAAGCGTCTTGGAGGATTTGCAATTCTGTGCCTATGGATGGTAGAGGCCTTGGAAAATTGCCCCGATTCTTGCAGATGCTTCCAGAAAAAGAATCTGGAGGCAACCGATGTTAACTGTTATAAACGTGGACTTCGCCATTTTCCATTAACGTTTCCTCTGGACTCGTGGATCTTAAAAATGG GTGAAAACATAATTCAGGAACTTCCAGCAAACATCTTAAGCTCTCTCCCCAAACTCGAGAGTGTAAACTTGGAACGCAATTCAATTAAATCTATAAACCCCCAGGCTTTTTCTGGTGCCAGCAAACTGATGCTTCTGAACCTGAATGGAAACCGGATAACCAATCTCCCCACAAAGGGATTCAAAGACCTTCTCAACCTCCGTTTTCTCATGCTGGGCCAAAATCAGATTGCCAATGTCAAATCTGACATGTTTATTGGCATGAGAAACCTGTCAGATTTAGACCTGCCCATGAACTCTCTTAGCAGCCTTCCACCTAATGCCTTCAGACCCCTGATCGCTCTCAAAGTATTGGATCTTGCCCTAAACCACATTGAAAAAATCTCTCCAAAAGCCTTCTCTGGCCTCGAAGAGTTGCTTTTTCTTAATCTAGATAACAATCGGCTAAAGGACATCCCGGGTGGGATTTTCAAGACTGTTAGCAACCTGGAGATGCTGGTGCTGGATAATAATCTTCTCTCCACCCTAAGTTCGTCCATGTTAGAGGGACTGTCAAACCTCCAGGAGCTCTATGTGAGAAAAAACATGATCACAATCCTGCCAGCTGATGTTTTCCGCCATACCCCCAAACTTGCCCAGGTGGCCCTAAGCGGGAATCAGCTTCACACAATTGATGGGAATATGTTGGCCAACATACAGG GACTAAAGCATGTCTATTTGCATGACAACCCATGGAAATGTGACTGCGACATCAACTCTCTGCTGCAATACATCAATCAAACCCAGGGGAATCGTGCTCCTCTGGAAAAGCTGTGGTGTGTAAGTCCAGAGGAACATCGTGGCAAACCTATGCACAAACTCAAATCAGAGGGTCTTCTCTGTGACGGCTAG